A stretch of the Vigna radiata var. radiata cultivar VC1973A chromosome 9, Vradiata_ver6, whole genome shotgun sequence genome encodes the following:
- the LOC106773171 gene encoding mitochondrial adenine nucleotide transporter ADNT1 encodes MASENVKTGDSAVTTIVNLAEEAKLAREGVVKAPNYALASICKSLVAGGVAGGVSRTAVAPLERLKILLQVQNPHNIKYNGTIQGLKYIWRTEGLRGLFKGNGTNCARIVPNSAVKFFSYEQASKGILYMYQQQTGNEDAQLTPVLRLGAGACAGIIAMSATYPMDMVRGRITVQTEASPYQYRGMFHALSTVLREEGPRALYKGWLPSVIGVIPYVGLNFAVYESLKDWLIKSNAFGLADNSELGVTTRLACGAAAGTVGQTVAYPLDVIRRRMQMVGWNHAASVLTGDGRVKVPLEYTGMIDAFRKTVQHEGFGALYKGLVPNSVKVVPSIAIAFVTYEMVKDILGVEIRISD; translated from the exons ATGGCTTCGGAGAATGTGAAGACTGGGGATTCCGCCGTCACCACCATCGTCAACCTCGCCGAGGAGGCCAAGCTCGCCCGAGAAGGCGTAGTCAAGGCTCCCAACTACGCGCTCGCCAGCATCTGCAAGTCACTTGTCGCGGGTGGCGTCGCCGGAGGAGT GTCACGTACTGCAGTTGCTCCTCTGGAACGGTTGAAAATTTTGCTACAG GTCCAAAACCCTCATAACATTAAATACAATGGAACTATACAAGGCCTAAAATATATATGGAGAACTGAAGGTCTCCGTGGACTTTTCAAAGGGAATGGTACTAACTGTGCTCGAATTGTCCCTAACTCTGCTGTGAAGTTCTTCAGTTATGAGCAAGCTTCTAA AGGTATATTGTACATGTATCAGCAGCAAACTGGAAATG AGGATGCTCAACTGACTCCTGTTTTACGTCTTGGAGCTGGAGCTTGTGCTGGAATAATTGCTATGTCTGCAACTTATCCAATGGACATGGTTCGTGGCCGTATTACTGTGCAG ACTGAGGCATCCCCATATCAGTACAGAGGAATGTTTCATGCTTTGTCTACTGTGCTTAGGGAAGAAGGTCCCCGTGCTTTATATAAGGGCTGGCTTCCTTCAGTTATTGGAGTT ATTCCTTATGTAGGTCTCAACTTTGCTGTGTACGAATCTCTAAAAGATTGGTTAATTAAATCCAACGCATTTGGTCTTGCTGATAATTCTGAGTTGGGTGTGACAACACGCCTGGCTTGTGGTGCTGCTGCTGGAACTGTTGGACAAACTGTTGCTTACCCTCTTGACGTTATTCGTAGAAGAATGCAGATGGTTGGTTGGAACCATGCTGCTTCTGTTCTAACTGGTGATGGAAGAGTCAAAGTCCCGCTTGAATACACTGGAATGATTGATGCATTCAGGAAAACTGTTCAGCATGAAGGATTCGGTGCATTATACAAGGGTCTTGTGCCTAACTCTGTAAAG GTGGTCCCATCGATAGCTATCGCTTTTGTGACATACGAGATGGTGAAGGACATTTTAGGAGTTGAGATCAGAATATCAGACTGA